In the Cryptosporangium aurantiacum genome, CCGCCCGATCCCGTCGGTCGCGCTGATCCCGCTCGCCGTGATCGTCTACGGCACCGGGCTGGGTTCGACGCTGCTGCTCGTCGTCTACGCGGCGTTCTGGCAGATCTACGTGCAGGTCATCGCCGGGGTGGCCGACGTCGACCCGGTCGCGGACGAGACCGCGCGCTCGTTCCGGTTCGACCGGGTGCGTCGCATCCGGTACGTGATCTGGCCGTCGGCGCTGCCGTACGTGCTCACCGGCGTCCGGCTCGGCGCGGCGGTCGCGCTGATCCTCGCGGTGACCGCGGAGCTGGTCATCGGCGCGCCGGGGCTCGGCGCGGAGATCGCGATCGCCCGCTCCGGCACCGAACCGGCGCTGGTGTACGCGCTGGTGCTGACCTGCGGTGTGCTGGGTGTTCTGGTCAACGTCGGCGTCCGGGCCGGTGAGCGGAGGCTGCTGCGGTGGCACGCGTCGGTACGCCGGGAGGTGCCGGTATGAGGCTGGTCCTGAAGCCCGTGCGGTGGTTCCTCCTCCCGGCGGCGCTGATCGGCATCTGGTGGGCCGCCAGCGTCGGCGGCCAGAACTTCTTCCTGCCGACGCCGGACGCCGTGGCCCGCGCGTTCGGTCCGACCTGGACGCCCGCCACGCTCCGGGCGGACGTGCTGCCCAGCGTCGTTCGGCTGCTCACCGGGTTCCTGCTAGCCGGTGTGATCGGCGTCGCCGTCGGGACCGCGATCGGCCTGTCCCCGCGGCTGCGCGCCTACACCGAGCCGGTACTGGAGTTCCTACGGGCCGTGCCGCCGCCGGTGCTCATCCCGGTCGTCATGCTGTTCGCCGGGATCGACAACACGATGAAGATCACGGTCATCGTGTTCGGCTGCGTGTGGCCGGTGCTGCTCAACACGATCGAGGGCGTCCGCGCGGTCGACCCGGTGCTCGGCGAGGTCTGCCGGTCGTACCGGATCGGCGGGCTCACCCGCCTGCGCACGCTGGTGCTGCGCGGCGCCAGCCCGCAGATCATGACCGGTCTGCGCCAGGCCCTCGCGATCGCGATCATCCTGATGGTGATCAGCGAGATGTTCGCCGCGTCCAGCGGTCTCGGGTTCACGATCGTGCAGTTCCAGCGGAGCTACGCGATCCCGGAGATGTGGACCGGCATCATCCTGCTCGGCCTGCTCGGCGTCCTGCTGGCCGGCCTGTTCGGCCTCGCCGAACGCGTGATCTTGCGCTGGTACTTCGGCCTCCGCCGGTCCGCGCGCGACGGAGGGAACTGAGCCATGACCGCACTGCTTGAGATCAGCGGGTTACGGAAGGTCTACGGCGACTTCGAGGCACTCCGCGACGTCAGCGTCTCGCTCGCCGACGGCGAACTCGTCTGCCTCGTCGGCCCGTCCGGATGCGGCAAGACGACGCTGCTCAAGTGCGCCGCCGGGCTGCTGCAGCCGTCCGGAGGCTCGGTGACGCTGTCCGGCACGCCGGTCACCGCGCCGCCCGCCGACCTGGCCGTCGTCTTCCAGGAGTACGGGCGCAGCCTGTTCCCCTGGCTCACCGTCCGGCGCAACGTTGAGCTGCCGCTCAAGCAGAAGAAGGTCGGCCGCGCCGAGCGGGCCCGCCTGGTCGACGAGGCGCTGACCGCGGTGGGGCTCGCCGACCGCGGTGACGCCTATCCGTGGCAGCTGTCCGGCGGCATGCAGCA is a window encoding:
- a CDS encoding ABC transporter permease, which gives rise to MRTESPVAPVTAPAAVTGVARPRRGGSNAARGAVGALVALLIWELAPRIGLVSSTDLPPVSTVLRVLVREAGTSAYWTAIGETVYAWLLGLLIASALAIVLGFALALVPAVRSFTTSTVEFLRPIPSVALIPLAVIVYGTGLGSTLLLVVYAAFWQIYVQVIAGVADVDPVADETARSFRFDRVRRIRYVIWPSALPYVLTGVRLGAAVALILAVTAELVIGAPGLGAEIAIARSGTEPALVYALVLTCGVLGVLVNVGVRAGERRLLRWHASVRREVPV
- a CDS encoding ABC transporter permease, with product MRLVLKPVRWFLLPAALIGIWWAASVGGQNFFLPTPDAVARAFGPTWTPATLRADVLPSVVRLLTGFLLAGVIGVAVGTAIGLSPRLRAYTEPVLEFLRAVPPPVLIPVVMLFAGIDNTMKITVIVFGCVWPVLLNTIEGVRAVDPVLGEVCRSYRIGGLTRLRTLVLRGASPQIMTGLRQALAIAIILMVISEMFAASSGLGFTIVQFQRSYAIPEMWTGIILLGLLGVLLAGLFGLAERVILRWYFGLRRSARDGGN
- a CDS encoding ABC transporter ATP-binding protein; amino-acid sequence: MTALLEISGLRKVYGDFEALRDVSVSLADGELVCLVGPSGCGKTTLLKCAAGLLQPSGGSVTLSGTPVTAPPADLAVVFQEYGRSLFPWLTVRRNVELPLKQKKVGRAERARLVDEALTAVGLADRGDAYPWQLSGGMQQRVAIARAVAYQPSVLLMDEPFAAVDAQTRADLEDLIRSIWQKFGVTILFVTHDIDEAVYLGERVVVLSSAPTIVQETLSVDLPAERDQLTTRADPRFTELRAHVYAEIQAAKKRAPAAAAD